In Methanothermobacter tenebrarum, the sequence CGGTTCCTGTGAAGTTTGTCTCTCCAGTGTAATCTTCGTCATTGTAGCTGCTTACGTCGTGTCCAAAGTTGACCCAGTATCTTGTCCCTGTTGTGCTGTCTGGTAGGTTGTAGGCTACTACTAGGGTTATGAGTTTTATGCGGCCGTCGTAGGATCCTGTGGTGCACACGTTAGCCCAGTTATCCCCCTTTTGTGTCTGGTTCGTCACATCATACCATAGGAGGTAGTCGCTTGTCACGCGCATCGTATGATCATTAACCATCAGATAAGGGTCGTTTTCATGTCCGGGGCCTAGGATAGCTGTGTTATTATTCCCGCCTTCGGTGGGGTAGTTGTATCTGGTGTATAGTGATTGGTTGTCTAGTAGTTGTCCGTTGTAGGTTACGTTGATGTATGTTTGTCTTGGTTCCTGCATGTGTCCTGAATAGACTAGTACGTATAGTGTCGCGTTTTTGATGGTGGCCTGGTCTGGTATTGTATAGTTGAATGTGTATGTGACATTTTTGGGGTCGGTTGCATTGAAGCCGTAGTAGGAGTCTACTGCAACGTCTCCGGTTACGTTGCCTTCTTGGACGGTTTCTAGGGGTTTGCCACCCACGTAATTGTCCGCATAAGCAGATCCCGTGAGTGTGACTGTTAGCACTACCATGAGGGCTATGAATAATATTTGTTCATTTTTCAGTTTTTTCACCCCCTTCATTTTTTCACGTTTTAATGTCTATAGAGGTTTTATATATACCTTACCAAAATAGTATTACTAGTTTTGGGATGATATAAAAATAGCGTATTAAATAAAGTGTGGATATTACTAATATTTGGTGAAAATAAAAGGGGGGTATTAAATAGTTTGTGGGGAACCCCCAACACATTCTCAAAAAAAACCCGATATCAAAATAAGGGACGCCCAGGACAACTAAACCCAAAAAAATAGAAGGTAGGGGGATCAAATAGAATCTTTGGGGATGTAACTACCATATATTCTAATTTTTTCCTTGCACCATGGACATTTACTATCCTCAATCCCATAATCAAGGATCCTATAAGAAAACCGTCTTATTAAAAGCCTCCCACACCCTGGACAATAAGTATTCTCATATTTATGACCCGGCACATTACCAATATAAACATACTTCACACCCTCCCTTTTAGCCTTCTCCACAAACTTTTCAAGTATTTCTATACTAGTTGCCGGGTTTGTGAACTTATATCTCGGATAATACCTTGTAAAGTGTAACGGCGTGTCTTCACCCGCAAACTTCAAATGATTTTCTATTATCCAATCCACATCGTCTTCATTCACCCCAGTGACGACAAGATTAACAACCTCAACATGAACCCCACTATCCAAGGCTATTTTAATGTTTCTCCAAATCTTGTATACGTCTATCCCGTCACAGTATCTTTTATAGGTGGCCTCCCCACCCTTTATGTCTATGTTTAATCCTGTGAGGCCAGCCTCTATCAAAGCATATAACGCCTCCTTTGTCATATAACCATTGGAGACATAACATCCATAGAGTCCATATTCCCTTCCAAGTTTGAAAAGGTCAATGGCATACTCCGTTAATAGTGTCGGTTCCTGGAAGCTAAGGCACAAACCATTATCAAGATTCTTTAGGGTCCTTTCTATAACAGCCTCTGGGGGCGTGTATGGGACTCCTAGTGGCAGGTTCCTTGAAAGTTGATAATTTTGGCACCATGGACATGAAAAATTGCAAGAATAAGTTGCTATTGTAAGGGAAGTTGACCCTGGCCAGTAATGGTAGAATGGTTTTATTTCTATTGGCCTGCTTTCCATTGCACTTAGCCTTCCATAGGTTAGTGTGTATAATTTGCCGTTTTTGTTAAATCTTACCCTGCAAATTCCTTGTTCTCCATTTGAGAGTTTGCATCTTCTTTCACAGAGTGTGCATTGGATCTTCTCGTTGATATTCTTGTAGAATGGACTGGTCTTCATCCAAGATTATTATATCTTGTCCTCCCCTTTTATAATGTGTGGGGGGGCGACGCCCCACACATTGGAGGGGGGGTGGTACATGTTAGGAGGGAAAAAATGGCAATTTTCTCAATTTTATCATAATATTTTATCAGTTCATATTACAAATAGTGGCTTATCTGATATTATATTTAAGATTTTCTATTTTAGTTTTATTAATTAGTTTGGGGGAGGGAGTGAGGGGACTATTGGGGGGATATCATCGAGCGAAAGGGATTGTTATACCACCATTTTTTTGGAGTGTCCCCTCAGATTGTATTGGCCCTAGTAGGGGAGGGAGTCCTCACCCTACTATAGTATCTCTTCATATAAATACATTACTACTAGAAAGTATTATTTTATGTATTAGTCCCAATGTTAATGGGATTCATCCATAACCCTGTGGGATGGGTAGGGTTTGGGACAACCCGAATTCACCCCCTGGAGATAAAACCTCTACTCAGCATCCCTGCTTTAGCTGGGCAAGTCTCGTCGTTGAAGCAGGAAGCCCCCCCATCATGGGGGTAATCCACAAACTTGAAGGAGGTGAAAAAGTCCACCTCTTCCAATTCCTGTGGATAAGATCCAAAAAAAAAGGTGATGAAGTTTTTCTATTGATAAGAGCTTTATCAGACCCTTTTTTCAAGCCCATAATCCTTTAGGTTGCCCCTCCTGTTCCAGGTTTGAGGCCGGCGCTTTTCATGGCCTCTTGTAGGTTGACTTGCATTTCCTGCAATTTTTTCATAACCCTCTCTTCTTGTCTTTGTATGGTTTTTTCCCGCAATTTTAGGGTTTCAAGTTTGTCTGATAATTCTTCTTCTATTTCATCCTTTTTTGCCTTTATAAGGAGGTTGCCGGCTGACTTGTACACGTCGGCGTCTTCTTCAGCCTTTGAAAGTTCTTCTAGTGCTCTTTGGGTTTCCTGGATTTGTCTTTCTACTGTCTGTTTTTGTAGTGATATTGCCTGTGCTTGTTGCTGTAATTGTTGGAATTGGGCTAGTTGGTGTTGGATGTTTTTTGGAAGTTCCATAACCTATCACCTTTTTCGAGTTTTATTATATCATATGCAAGTTTTATCCATCTAAGGGTTGAGTTCATAGCAGCTCTAAATGCTGTTGAATCCCTTGATTCTATCTTTAAGAGTATCGTCTTATCTTCTAGTTTTATTTTCATTTTTGACCTGGTTGATGGTGAATTTTCTATTTCTGGTTTTATAGCCTCCCATATTATATGGGCGGTTTTCTCATCTTCTAGTTGTATCTGGAATTCTCCTTGGATTTGTTGGAGTTTCACTTTTCATCCTCTAGATGGATTTTCTTTATGAATATTTTAAATCCTGTTGGTTTTTTTCCATGGTATAATTCTAATATCATAGTATATTTGCCATGGGCGGGCTTCAAAAGCCAGAAATCACCCCCAGCACCCTCCTCAAATGGTATCAAATCCTTTAATAGTCTTATATCCCCTATTCTGCCTTTTATTTTCTTTGTTGGTCTTGTTTCAAGGCTTTTGGGGATTGCGGTGCTTATTGTTATGTATCCTATCTGTTGTCCCATTGTATTGTAGAATGTTATTCTGCTGGGGTTTCCATGTTTTTCGAAGACGATAGCAATTGTGGATTCATCGTATTCTCTCGCCTTTTCTAGGATTTCTCGGATGTTCATTTTCCCCCTGTTTATATAGGGGCATCCCATGGCCTTCTTGAGTTTTTGGCAGAATGATCTTGTCCGCTGTGAGGGTTTCCTGGAGGTTGTCAGTAACATTTATCTTGCTTTTATTGTCCTTTTAACTGGTGGCACTTCTTTGAATAGTATCCTGTAACGGCATTTTGAGCATTTGTTTTCCATATATTTTTTCAGGTCGATTTGGGCTCCGCATTTTGCGCATCTGTACAAGTTTATTGGCCTCCTGTTATCCTTTTTATGTGGCGTGTTGCGGTTTTGCCCATGGCGTGGAGGGTAAGTATGCTCCTCCTGTGAATGTTGCCCCGCATTTTCTACATTTCCATATGCCTGTGCTTATTCTTTTGACTCCGGGCCTGTCGCAGTAGGGGCAGTTGTGTTTCTTTTTCATTTGTTCTTCTATTTTCTTCACAACTCTTTTGGCTTTTCTACCGTAGCGTGGTCCGAATCTTCCTGTGATACCTACTTTTTTGGTTCTTGCCATCTTGGATCACCTTGTTTGTGGTATGTTTTTGTCTAGTTCTTCTATGAGTTGGGGTATTTTCTCCTTTGTAATGTTTATGGCTTTTAGGATGTCCTCTTTGGTTAGGGGTCCTTCTCCCCCTTTTTGCATGGCGCAGATTGTCCCGTCTGATCGCATTCCTATTGATAGTCTTGCTGTGAGTATTTCCTCCTCATCTAGTGATGGGTCGAGTATCATCTGGTCTCCTATTTTTGCGAATGTGCACATTAGCGTCGTGTCCTCGAGGGGTAGTGGTTGTGGGTTATCATAGTCTAATATTATCTCCTCTTCTTCTATTTTTGCTGTGGGGAGTTTCGTGTCTCTTAGGGCTGCTACTGTTGCTAGTACTGCTGCGTCGAATAGGTTTCCGTCATAGTCTATGATGTGCAGGTCTATGAATAGTAGCCATACGCTGCTGCCTTCTACTAGGCATAGTTTTTCCAGGTTGAGCATGTTGCTTTCTCTTATGCAACGGTCCACGACCCTTGAGAGTTCGATTGATCTTTCGTCTGGTGGTCCTGGTTCGAATGTTGGTGATGCCATTGGCAGTAGCTCAGAATTTGTTATGATGATACCCGTTCCTGGGGTGTCTGGGAATGGTTCTCCGATTTGGGGTTTTATGCCTACGATTAACTGGGTGTTGCCGAGTTTTACTCTCGCCGAACCTTCCGCTTTTCTTATCACTCCCGTTTCTATGAATATTTCCCTGAATTCGTCTAATGCTCTCCCATCAGCTCTTTCTTTTTTGTTTATGAGGTTGATTATATTCTCGCGGATGATCTCGGGTACTATGTCCATTTTATTCACCATATTTCCTTTTTAGGGCTTCTTTTTGTATCTTGTTTATTTTTAGGCATCCTTTTATGGCCAGGTCCAGTGCTTCTTCGAATTCTTCCTGTGTGAGGTTGCCGTCGCTTTGTAGTAGTGTTATTTCCTTGTTGCGTGGTAGGATGGCGACTGGTATGTCTGCTTCTCCACGCTTATCCTCTTCCTCTGATAGGTCCAGGACTATTCTACCGTTCACTTTACCCGCTGCACAGGCGACCACCATGTCCTTCATTGGCATCCCAGCGTCTGCGAGGGCTACTGATGCTGCTGTTATACCCGCGCATCTTGTACCCCCCTCTGCTTCCAGCACTTCTATGAAAACGTCTATAACTGATCTTGGGAATTTTTCCAGGATTAGGGCTGGTCTTAGGGCTTCTGCTGTTATCTTGGATATCTCAACTGATCTTCTGTCTGGTCCTGGTCTTTTTCTTTCCTCTACTGAGAATGGTGCCATGTTGTATCTGCATCTTATAACCGCCCTGTCTGGTCTTTGTAATCTTTTTATCTGAGCCTCCCTGGGACCGTATACTGCTACCAGTATCTTGTTACCACCCAATTCCAGGTATGATGATCCGTCAGCTCTCTCAAGTATTCCTGCTTCGATTTTTAATGGTCGGATCTCGTCTGGTGCCCTTCCATCTTCTCTCGCGGCCTCTGAGACCCTTTTGAATTCATCTGGTGTGATGATAATAATCACCCCTTAACCTTCTCATTTTTTATAAGTTCTATGAGGGTGTCTCTTACCCTATCAGTGAGCCCGGAAGTGTGGGCTTCCCTGTCAATCATTAATATGACCTTACGGGCCACTTTCTCCATTTCAGGGTCTCCTTTCACCCATACGACCCCGTTTTGTCCCACTACGATATCGCAGCGTGTTTTCTCCTTTATCATGTTTATCATGGACCCTCTTTTACCGATTAGACGGGGGACCTTGCTAGGTGTTATATAGACGAGGACTCCTCCCTTGAATTTTCCAAGTCCTCTTCCCTTCAAGCCTAGTTTAACCTTTTTAACCTCGTCAACATCAACCACCTTTAAGAGGAGAACATCGCCAATATTGAATATGTTCTCAAGGCCCCTTTTCTCTTTTCCAAAAACTTCTGAGGCTGGTAGGAAACCTGAATATGGGGAGTTTATGTCTAATCCCCACATTGAGAATCTTATATCTGTTATTTCACCTATTACAACATCTCCCCTCTTTGGAATATATTTACTTACTAGGGGTATGACGCTTATCTGTTTGTTCCTTATGGATACCAGGCCCACATGGGATGAACATATCTTATTATTCTCCTTGAATGTTCCTCTGCCAGGATAATAGTCGTTCTCTGCCAGCACTTCACCTGGCACTACTATGTCTTTATCCTTTACTAGTATCAAATAGTCATGCCTCCATTCCAGCTTGTATAGGAGGGAAAAAGAAGACTTATTTGAGGAGTTTTGTTTCGACTTGGCCGCCTGTCATTTCACTCATTTTCTGGTAGAAACTGTCCTGGAGTCCCCCAGGTATTTCCACGATAGCTATCCATGAGCCGTCCTTCTGCCATTCCTCTTCGATTATTTTACCAAAATTTGAGATAATACCATAAACTGGGCCGGCGGTTTCGCCGGGGATCTTAATGGCCACTTTAACCTTCTCAAATTTTATCGGTATCTTGGTGCGAATAGCCTTTAAGACGATGTTAACTTGCTCATCCACCGTCTTGAAGGGGTCAACATGAACTTTAGCCTCTTTC encodes:
- the rrp41 gene encoding exosome complex exonuclease Rrp41, which gives rise to MIIIITPDEFKRVSEAAREDGRAPDEIRPLKIEAGILERADGSSYLELGGNKILVAVYGPREAQIKRLQRPDRAVIRCRYNMAPFSVEERKRPGPDRRSVEISKITAEALRPALILEKFPRSVIDVFIEVLEAEGGTRCAGITAASVALADAGMPMKDMVVACAAGKVNGRIVLDLSEEEDKRGEADIPVAILPRNKEITLLQSDGNLTQEEFEEALDLAIKGCLKINKIQKEALKRKYGE
- a CDS encoding DNA-directed RNA polymerase subunit P is translated as MYRCAKCGAQIDLKKYMENKCSKCRYRILFKEVPPVKRTIKAR
- a CDS encoding radical SAM protein translates to MKTSPFYKNINEKIQCTLCERRCKLSNGEQGICRVRFNKNGKLYTLTYGRLSAMESRPIEIKPFYHYWPGSTSLTIATYSCNFSCPWCQNYQLSRNLPLGVPYTPPEAVIERTLKNLDNGLCLSFQEPTLLTEYAIDLFKLGREYGLYGCYVSNGYMTKEALYALIEAGLTGLNIDIKGGEATYKRYCDGIDVYKIWRNIKIALDSGVHVEVVNLVVTGVNEDDVDWIIENHLKFAGEDTPLHFTRYYPRYKFTNPATSIEILEKFVEKAKREGVKYVYIGNVPGHKYENTYCPGCGRLLIRRFSYRILDYGIEDSKCPWCKEKIRIYGSYIPKDSI
- the rrp4 gene encoding exosome complex RNA-binding protein Rrp4; its protein translation is MILVKDKDIVVPGEVLAENDYYPGRGTFKENNKICSSHVGLVSIRNKQISVIPLVSKYIPKRGDVVIGEITDIRFSMWGLDINSPYSGFLPASEVFGKEKRGLENIFNIGDVLLLKVVDVDEVKKVKLGLKGRGLGKFKGGVLVYITPSKVPRLIGKRGSMINMIKEKTRCDIVVGQNGVVWVKGDPEMEKVARKVILMIDREAHTSGLTDRVRDTLIELIKNEKVKG
- the rrp42 gene encoding exosome complex protein Rrp42, with protein sequence MDIVPEIIRENIINLINKKERADGRALDEFREIFIETGVIRKAEGSARVKLGNTQLIVGIKPQIGEPFPDTPGTGIIITNSELLPMASPTFEPGPPDERSIELSRVVDRCIRESNMLNLEKLCLVEGSSVWLLFIDLHIIDYDGNLFDAAVLATVAALRDTKLPTAKIEEEEIILDYDNPQPLPLEDTTLMCTFAKIGDQMILDPSLDEEEILTARLSIGMRSDGTICAMQKGGEGPLTKEDILKAINITKEKIPQLIEELDKNIPQTR
- a CDS encoding prefoldin subunit beta — encoded protein: MELPKNIQHQLAQFQQLQQQAQAISLQKQTVERQIQETQRALEELSKAEEDADVYKSAGNLLIKAKKDEIEEELSDKLETLKLREKTIQRQEERVMKKLQEMQVNLQEAMKSAGLKPGTGGAT
- a CDS encoding ribosomal biosynthesis protein, with amino-acid sequence MLLTTSRKPSQRTRSFCQKLKKAMGCPYINRGKMNIREILEKAREYDESTIAIVFEKHGNPSRITFYNTMGQQIGYITISTAIPKSLETRPTKKIKGRIGDIRLLKDLIPFEEGAGGDFWLLKPAHGKYTMILELYHGKKPTGFKIFIKKIHLEDEK
- a CDS encoding KEOPS complex subunit Pcc1, whose translation is MKLQQIQGEFQIQLEDEKTAHIIWEAIKPEIENSPSTRSKMKIKLEDKTILLKIESRDSTAFRAAMNSTLRWIKLAYDIIKLEKGDRLWNFQKTSNTN
- the rpl37A gene encoding 50S ribosomal protein L37Ae, with protein sequence MARTKKVGITGRFGPRYGRKAKRVVKKIEEQMKKKHNCPYCDRPGVKRISTGIWKCRKCGATFTGGAYLPSTPWAKPQHAT